One Setaria italica strain Yugu1 chromosome II, Setaria_italica_v2.0, whole genome shotgun sequence DNA segment encodes these proteins:
- the LOC101772630 gene encoding uncharacterized protein LOC101772630 — MASKRGLLLVIGVAVAIVLASGAPPVQPPRIQADVVVMGFVPCNNGTSMRTGSAPGFAGAVVQLQCTDGADLAANATTDGKGRFRMAVNTTVAPSSVASYCDLVVDTPLASCNPALPATGMLQSDLRLLVSMVFFPRGFSYVSAPSTD; from the exons ATGGCGTCCAAGAGGGGCCTcctgctggtgatcggggtcgCGGTAGCGATCGTGCTCGCATCTGGCGCGCCGCCTGTCCAGCCGCCGCGCATCCAAGCCGACGTCGTCGTGATGGGCTTCGTGCCCTGCAACAACGGCACGTCCATGAGAACGGGCTCTGCTCCAGGGTTCGCAG GCGCGGTGGTGCAGCTGCAGTGCACGGACGGCGCCGACCTGGCGGCCAACGCGACGACGGACGGCAAGGGGAGATTCCGCATGGCGGTGAACACGACGGTGGCGCCGTCGAGCGTCGCAAGCTACTGCGACCTCGTTGTGGACACACCGCTGGCCTCCTGCAACCCGGCGCTCCCGGCGACCGGGATGCTCCAGTCCGACCTCCGGCTCCTCGTCAGCATGGTCTTCTTCCCGCGGGGCTTCTCCTACGTCTCGGCGCCGTCGACCGATTAG